The genomic DNA CTACCAGATCTCGCTGCGCTTCAAGGGGATTACGACGCCGCAGAATCCCTACCGCCACAGATGCGGCGGCTCCGTCATCCGCAATAATTTGATCGTGACTGCGGCACACTGCGTCATTGGCACGGTCGCGAGTCAGTTCAAGGTGGTGGCTGGAACTAACCTGCTCAGCGGCACAGACGGCGTCATCGTCTCCGTCTCGAAGATCATCATGCACGAGGAGTACTTCTCTGGGGCTGCCTACAACAACGACATTGCCCTGCTGGTCGTGGatccgccgctgccgctcaaCAACTTCACCATCAAGGCCATCGATCTGGCCTCGGAGCCTCCGCTCGCCGGTGCCATCAGCAAGATCAGCGGCTGGGGAACCACTGCCTCCGGCGGCAGTGCCTCCAACGTTCTGCTCGCCGTCGATGTGCCGATCGTGAGCAACGAGATCTGCAACCAGGACTACGAGAACTTCGGCGATGCCACCTACCAGATCACACCCGCCATGCTGTGCGCCGGCGTACGTGGAGTGGGTGGCAAGGATGCTTGCCAGGGCGACTCTGGTGGTCCGCTGGTCGTACGCGATCAGCTCCATGGCGTCGTCTCCTGGGGCAATGCCTGTGCCCTGGCCGATTATCCCGGTGTCTATGCCAATGTGTCGAATCTGAGGCCGTGGCTTGATGAGAAGATTGCGGAAGAATCGCAGCTCTGAAGCATTAAGAATATCATCGAATGTGTAAGCAACGCTTAATCTCCAGTCACATGAGGTTTACTTAATAAATGGGCATTTTCCAATTCCAAAGAACTGTGTCTAAAGATTGCCACAATCGCATCAAATCCGATTACATTCACGCACAGCAACGATTAGGTCAACGCGGTTGCCATTCGCTTGATCAGATATGGAGTTAGCCTTCATAGGAAATCCACATCCCACCAGCCATTGGTAGAGAATTGGAATTAGAGGATTGACAAAATATGTGGCACACTTTTGGGCTGAATACAAATTCGCACAAACAAATGTGTGGCATACTTATTGGCTGCAGAAAGAAGTGTTCTGCCTTTGGAGTGCATCTAAAGTTCAATCCCAATCATCCAAATGGGCAAATCTGCGCTAATCTGTGAGTGgagatttttcatttatttttgggggccATCCACCTGCACTTAAGCCAGCACACCGTCTGAAATTAGTTGCCAAATCGTGAAGATATAGATTGCAATTATACTCTGAAAAATCTAAGAACGTGTCCGAGGAGACTAAAAATGGATTcaacaaaacatttcattgaAGAGGCTCAGCACGATAGAGATTACTTTTCGAATACCTCAAGATTAACTGAAAAGAGTCCGCAAACAGTGCGTAATCGCCTTTATCTTGGCCAAAACTCTACGGTGAGGCTTTGCTATCTGAAGCTATCTCGAGCACCTCCCATTAAGATAATCGATATGAGCGGTGCCTGGAAAAGTGCAAATTCGCGCTCTGCCCAATCATAATTCATAATCAGTTCAATTCGAGCCAGCGGTACGTGCAAATCGACCGACAGTCCATACACCCAGCGGTACAATGTGCAGCCGACAGCTTCAGATGATGATGGGACCgatcctgctcctcctgctggcagCGGGCTCCTCCTTCGCCTCGGACTTCGCACAGCCGGAAGCGCGAATAATCAATGGCACCACAGTGGATATTGGTCGTCATCCGTACCTGGTCTCCCTACGGTATCGTCGCAGCAACGCGTCCAGCTACATGCACGAGTGTGGAGCAGTGATCTACTCGGAGCAGGCCGTGGTCACCACTGCCCAGTGCTTGTGGAACCTGCCGGAGGGCATCAAGGTGCTGGCCGTGGCCGCCGCAAACACTCGCAATGGCAGCGACGGAATTCTGATTCCGGTCTCCAACTGGACCCTGCATCCCAGCTTCGACTACATCACCGTCGACTACGACATCGGAGTACTCATCCTGGATTCGCCCTTGAATCTAACCCGCTTTGGCATTCGCGCCATAGGCATTCGACCGGAGCGTCCGGCCGTTGGTCGCTTGGCCACAATCGCCGGCTGGGGCTATCGTGAGGAGGGGGGCCCCAATAGCTACCGCCTGGAGCAGGCTCAAGTGCCGATCGTCAGCTCGGAGGAGTGCAACCGGATCTACGGCAGCGGCGAAGTCTCCGATCGGATGATGTGCGCTGGCAATGTGGCTCAGGGCGGCATAGACGCTTGCCAAGGCGACACTGGCGGTCCATTGGTCATCGACGACCAGCTGGTGGGCCTCGTTTCCTGGGGACGCGGCTGTGGCCGTCCTGGCTACCCCTCCGTCTACACCTACGTCGCCAGCCTGAAGAGTTGGATCGATGATACCCTGGCGGCCAGTGGGGTGCaataaacaaatggaaattccaAGGTATtcgctgactgctgactggcCGCAATCGACGTTATCTTCAAGTGGCTAATGCCGAGCTCCCAATGTACACGGCTAATTCAATTATAAAACTATAATAAAACTAACAAAAGAATTATGTACCGCACCGAGGCCAGCCAGGTGGCTCGGTTGAGGTTCGAGtcaatttcatttatgtaACTCTTGGTAAAATGTGAAAGCAGCTTCCAGCTGGTTTACAGGAAGTCGATTTTTCCCACCTTCTCGTAGGATTCGATGGTCTCCAACAGCCAGCTGCGCAGCTCCGCCACCGAGGCATAGACGCCCGGGTACTTTTCTCGCGCACAGCCCGTGCCCCAGGAGACGATGCCAATCAGCTCATTGTTGTACACCAGTGGGCCACCGGAATCGCCCTGGCAGGCGTCCTTGCCGCCGCCGGTGATGCCGGCGCAGAGCATCCGACTGGTGAGCATGATGGAGTAGGCACTCTTGCACTGAGCATTCTCGACCACGTTCACTTCCACCTCCTGCAGAGTGTTGGACAATTGGCCGCCTTCGCTGGTGGTGCCCCAGCCGGTGACTACGACTGTTGAGCCATGCTCCGGGCGCTCTTTGGCGAGTGGAATCGGATGGGCCAATTCGTTGAAAGAAGAAGTCGCCGTCAGTGATGAGAATGGCCGCATCGTAGTCGTTGTTGAGTGTCCTGTAATTTGGATGAATGATGAACTCGCGCACGGGCAGCTCCTGGGTCTTGATGCTGATCTTCGTGGAGGCGGCCACAATGGTGAGGTCTGCTGGGCTGGCCAAGGTGCTCAGGCAATGGGCGGCACTGATGATTACGTTGGTGGAGTAGATGCTGCCGCCACAGCGATGATTGCCCCTGTAGCGCATCGAGATCTGATGCGGGTAATGGATGATATCCGTATCCTGTCCGCCCACAATGCGGCCATCAGGCAGCGGCACCTGCACCTCGGCATTGAGCTGGATGGGATCCGCCAGAGAGACTCCAACTCCGAGCAAACAGAACGCGACCAAAATCCGTAGCATTTTCAATCAACTGAACGCTGGCGGTGAATGGAACTTCGATTTATAGATTCGCCTTATCGACTGGCTGCAGATTACGATTGGATTGACCATCATGACATTATCAAATATCTTGATAGCCGCGTAATCGCGGGGAACAGACACGAAGGGCCATAAATAAGAGGGTCTGAAATCCTTCAGTGTTTTACCCAAATGCAATAATAAAAGGTAAATCATTTGATTTGCCTTTAAGTAATTGTTAAGTATTTAATAAAGGCTTCGATCAGATAGATATCTAATCTATAGAAATTATCTTTTCgtttgaaaattgatttcctATCAATCGAACGatcgaaatatttataactTCACCACTAAAATCATTTAATTCTAAGTATTTCAATGTTTATTATGGATAACTTAGCTATAAACCATATAAGTACTAACTACACTGAGATTAAGATTAAGATTGCACATTTCCGGCCCAAGACTGCTGACATTTATCACAATAAACGCATCGATGCCTCttcgatacgatacgatacgatacgatactcGCTACGATTTGATAAACGATATAATATGAATTATTGCACTTATAGATCTTAGGGCTTGGGTCTGGGTTGGTGGCTCCAAGGAGTTCCATTTCCTATAGCTAACTTACATCGAATAAAATTGCACCTTGTGGTTTGGCAAGAATTATCTGCGAAGTTATTGCACTGTTTACTTCGGGCTAATGCTAACCTAGTCTAGATGGAAGTCTTTCCCCTCTGTTCCAGATATTGCACGTTCCTAAATCGAACCTAACCCTACTTTCCACTAACCTAACCTCACTAAACACTTAACCTAACTCTTTCTAATCATTTTGTAGAGAACAGAGTGGGTCTCTATGCTCTCCGCCCCGGACTCCCACATGTCCTCTGCATTAGTCTCTTCGTCCGTCTCGGAGGATCCACAGCACGTGCTGTGCCCCCGTccggcctcctcctccgaggAGTACGACGACATCGTTGTGGTGCTGCCGCGCACATTCAGATTCTGGGAGTTGGTCTGCGAGGGCgagcgggagtgggagcgAGTCAATGTCTTGTCGGAGTCGGCTTCGCTCAGATCGTCGCCGGCAACATTCTCCGGAGATCGACGGCTGTGGCCAGGCGACACCATATGCTCCAGATCCTCGAAGCGACTGTCATTGGGCCCACTCTCTTCCTCGTTGTCCTCGATCGTGTCCACCCTGATGATCTGCCCGCGCCCCGTCATCATCTTGAAGTTGTACCGATCGTAGACATTGCGCTTGTACAGCTCTGTGGAGTCCGTGCTCATGTAGCCGCTGTCCAGCTGCCCGAATCGCTGCTCGTAGAAGTTCTGACTGCCAGGCCCGTGGCCCATGCCAGCAGACTGGGCCGCGTTCTCAATGATGGTGGCGATGCCCTCATCTCGGTCGAGTGCCTCCAGGAAGCCAGCCGCATTCTTGGTGCCGTAGGTGGGGGCCGGGCTCTGGCTGGGACTGAACTTGTTGGCCGCCATCGTAACGAACTTGCGCCACGCATTCTTCAGGTCCTTGGCCTTCTTGGCCCGGTCCTTCAGTCCGATGGCGATCTGCATGCCCGCCGTTAGCTGTGCCGGCTCGATCTCGCAGCGGTAGACAGTCTGAACATTGCTCGGATTGGAGTTCCCCGAGCTgttggccgccgccgcccgcTGGGGATAGGCTATGCCCACGGGCACTCCCGCATTGCGGTACATCTCCTTGGTGCGCTCCGACAGGTGGCCGCTGCTTCGGTTGGAGCGCGAGCTGACCGACAAGGCATCGAACTGGTTCAGATCCACATCCTTCATGCCATTCTTGGCATTGGcgttgttgatgctgctgaacTCAGGCTCTGCATTGTTGTCCTTGGGCTCCTGGCCTGGCTCGGAGGCTTCGTCGCGCTGGTGACTCTTGCGCCGATTGAGATACTTTGTCAGGCTGTAGTCATTGCGCAAGCTGTTGATCTTCTTGCTGTACATCGCATCGTAGTCGGCCTCCAGGTGGGCCTGCttctgggactgggacttgcCGTGAATCTCCTTGGACTGCTTGCCATAGTTGTGGCCTCGCTCCTCGGTTGTGGCCGATATCGCGCTGGACATGGTGTTGTTGCAGGAGTTCTCGAACTCCGACGTGACGCCAGTCACCTCCGTGACCTCGCTGTGCATGCTGTAAGCATCCTCATCCTGTGTCTGGCTCTCGCCGACAGTTTGGGAggatggcggcggcggcggtagTGGCCGCTTGCTCTGCACCAGCGGAGGACAGTAATGTTGATTGGCCTTTGGCGGATGATTCCTGTGCCCCAGCGCCTTGCCCTTCTCCTGTTGCTTCTCCTGCGGCTTGGGCGAGGATATCGTGATGGTTGTCTTGTTCACCTTGCCCACATCCGCCACCGAGTGGGTGGGCGAGGACTGCATGCCCCGCTGGCGCCGCGAGTGCTTCGCCTCCAGCGTGAGTATGCGGCCCTCCTCCTCAGCTGTCGCTTTCCTCTCGCACTTGCAGCTctcctgcgcctgcgcctgcgccacCAGCGGGGACTCGTAGATCTCCCGCAGGTTGCGGAACGAGTGGCTGGACTTCAAAATAAAGGAAGCCGTGCGCGGCTTGATGGCCTGACTGTTTGCCGGACTCAGGCCACGACTCAAATCTGGCAGCGAGTTGATCTGGTTGTAGTCCGAATCCACGTAGGAATCGCTGCtcagctgctgcgactgccGCCCGTGGCCATCCCAGGCGTTGATGTCGCAGAAGCTCTGCTTCTTGGGCTTTCGATCGAGCGTGTCCGGCTCGAACTGGTCGCTGTCCGTGCGCTCGAGGTCGGAGGGGGGCTCGTGCTCCACCTCGATGGTCATGCTGCCCCGAAAAGGGGTGTCGTACTTGATGCGAGCCGCCGCctccttctgccgctgctgcaccagctgcGGATTCTTGCTGGAGAGGCGCTTCTTCAGGTCACCCTCCTTGCGAAAGCCGTTCAGACGATCGTAGACCGTGTGGCTgatctccagctcctcctccagggGCAGGGCGGTGCTGAGGCTGGGACTCAGCTGGGAGCTCACATCGGACGAGGGCGAGCTGGAGGAGTGGGAGCTCTTGCGCTTGCTCGGCTCCAGTCGTTCGAGGCTGTCCGTCTCGTAGTCAACGATCAGATACTGCGGCGACTTTCGCCTGTAGATGGGGGAGTCCGGCTGGAACTGCTTCAGGGACTTGCGGCTGAGGGAGCTGTAGTCCGGCGTGGGCACCGAGGGGATGCTGCTCTGCGTGCTGCTGTAGATGTCCTTGATCTTCTTCTCGATGGTGCTGTCGTAGTCGGGCGTGGGTATATGGGCGCCGTACTCCCGCTTCAGTGAGTCGTAGATGATTTCCGCTGGCTTCATGTTCCGCAGCATGTTGTAGTGCTGCCGGTCGAAGGATGTCAGCGAGGTGGGCGTGGAGTTGGCGGCTGCAAACTGATCCAGCACATCGCCCCGCTTGCGCAGGGATTTGGAGCGACTGGAGGTGCTGCGCATGGAGCCGGCAGGGGAGTCAGCCAGCATGAACTTTGGATTGTTGTAGATCTCCCCGCCCGTCTCCGCAAAGCCGTACACATTGGCGGCCATCGAGTAGGAGGAGAAGCTCTCGTAGGAGTTGGCATTGCTCTTTCCCGTCTCTGGCTCTGCACCCGCTGCCCTGCTTGATGCTGACTTCGGAGAGTCCGAATTTGTGGGCCCTTCGTTCGCTTTGACCTTTGCATTGGGTGGAGGTGGCGGACGCTCCTTGGGCGCCGTTATCTCCCTCCTCAGAGAGCCCTTTGTGGGCGAGCCCGAGTTCTTCTTGGCCGCTACTGGCGTGGCTCTGTCGAGGGTCTTCTGTGGCTGCGGCGAGTCGGAATTGGGGACACTCTGCAGCCACTGCTCGATGCTGTTCCGCTTGTCCCCCATTCCGGCCTTGGCCGAGAGATTCTGCTGCAGTGAAAGCTGATACATGGACGGGGAGCTGCTGgagtctggctgctgctcctcgggtATGATGTTGAGCGAGGGCTGGTATCGCTTGGCGGCCATCTTGTActtggcaatggcaataaCCTCGCGGATCTTCTGCAGAAACTCAATGGCAGCTTGAGGCGGCTCCTGGGTaacaaatggaattaaatgGGATGTAAATACGCAAATGGCACCGAGACTTACCGCCAGGAGATGTGGCTCAAAGTAGGCCGGATTAAAGTAGAGTTTCTTGCGCACATTTCCACTGACCATGGCCCGAAGGTTCTCCATCTTCTCCTCGCTCATCAGATCCTCGATGACGGCCACATTCTCGGGTGGCAGGCACTCGTTGTCCTGCAGAAACTCATCAGATTCCACAGAGGCATTCTCCTGGCCATTGCCACAGCCATTGGGCGACTTGGACGACTTTCCCAGCTGCGGATGCACCAGGACCGAGGTCTGAAAGATAAGAAAATCTACGTTTGAGGCATTCTAGAGCTAGCACAGAAGCTGCTGAAGCGCACCTTGATCTTCTCCTCCATCTCGCACTCGGAATTGGAGTTGGAAATGTCGCTGGCGAAGCCCGACTGGTGCTCCCGCTCGCCCAGCTGGGGAAAGTGCTGCAGCAGAGGATTGTTCTTGACGATGCCCATGTCCTCCTTCAGGCTGGCGATGTTGGGGCGACTGTTCGACTCGCTGCCATTGCCCAGACCCATGCTGTTGGCTGAGTAGATGCTGCCCACGCGGCTGAAGGGGGCTCCGTAGGTTACCTGGTCGTTCTTGGGGTAATTGATCTCGTTGGCCAGGTTGTCCAGGGAGTGGCGGGAGCTGTGGCGCTTGCGCTTCTTCATGTACAGATAGAGGAACACGGAGGCGACGTAGAtgaggcccagcagcaggctgcagATGCCAATCACCACATACTCCCGCATGCTCATCCCGTCCGAGATGGAGGCCAAAGTTGTGGTATTTGCCGGCTGGAAGAACACCTCTGGCACATCTGTGGAGCGCATGGACGGGGTTAACCTTTGGATGGGTGTCTACCCCTGCGAAAAACTTACTGTGCGCATACTTCACCGGACTCCCGTTCACGCGGAATGCCACGCAGGGCGAGTGTACGTTCCGGGGCGGCATCAGAGGCTCGCCCTTGCCGTGGCTGGTGGCATTCATGGCCACCGTCATGTCCCGGCACACCAGATGCACCACAATGAGGCGGCCCTGCATCTTCTGGCGCAACTCCGGCTCGCCCAGCCACTGCACGAAGCTGCGTCCCTCGTCGCGGAACATGCGGAACGGATAGTCCGTGTCGATGGGATTTCGCAGATCCGACCAGCCATTGGAGCCCAGATACTGGGCACCCGTCACCGCACAAACGGGAGTGTGAATGTCTATGGTAAAGCGAAGGATACACTTTCAAGGGCCAATGAATGCTGAAATATTTGACTTACTGGCAAAGCTGATCTCTCGACTGGGATAGATGATCTGTCCGCGTAGAGGCAGGAACACGAATGGGATCTTCTCCGACGAGGAGCCGCTAACGAACGGCGACAGGGAGCACTCTGCAAGGGCAGTGGGAAAGCTTCGTTAGTGGCTGCGATAACATCGGGGAATCGCTTATCAATTACTCGCCCAACCCATACCGTTGCCATGAGAGAAAATACGAATGTTTGTGTTTACTTTTCCGCAAAGCAGAGCTCTTACTTTCCGTGCGATGGGGACTCCAAGCCAAAGGCCGACTCTTAAATGGATTCGGAATTGGACTTGGAATCGGTGGCACAGCGCACAGCGCCACAGCActcgtctgtgtgtgtttatggtGGCAGACGGCGAAAGTTTCCTTTCATTCATTAGCCGTCGCAGAAGAAAGATACCAACGAAACGATTTGTTCAATAATAATAGCATTTTTCCCTCTTTGCGTCacgtttcgttttcatttcatttcatttcagttcaTTCTGcggagcccgagcccgagccctgCAAACAATTTCTGCTGTTATTACAGCATTTCTTTCTTCTGGTTAATACTCGTACTcaaactcgtactcgtacttgtacCCGTCGACTCGAGTGGCGGTTGAGCAACCATTGTGCTCCCTTCCATGTGACAAAACAATGGATGGACGGAGTCTCCCACACGAGTGACTGGGTGGGAACGGCAGCGACTCC from Drosophila subobscura isolate 14011-0131.10 chromosome E, UCBerk_Dsub_1.0, whole genome shotgun sequence includes the following:
- the LOC117889707 gene encoding transmembrane protease serine 9-like, which translates into the protein MNNVQSAIVVGLLLLGICAADAELEGRIVGGVDTSNYFAKYVVQLRRRSSTNSAYAQTCGGSVLDSRTIVTAAHCVYNRQAADFLVVAGTENRAGMDGIVVRVEQLIPHENYNATTTDNDIALVIVSPPLPLSDASRTGAIVAATEPPPVGAVASVSGWGYTQEGGLSSNKLQQVQVPLVDSVQCQKTYYWRPISEAMLCAGLPEGGKDACQGDSGGPLVVNNQLVGIVSWGEGCARPNTPGVYANVAHFTDWIDKQRATYAEENILTALLDKPYNCGHRSWDFQSSILRRPSNMSRSLLLTLCALLCLVAVARCLPLQEDEESSQGPRIVGGYVTDVAQCPYQISLRFKGITTPQNPYRHRCGGSVIRNNLIVTAAHCVIGTVASQFKVVAGTNLLSGTDGVIVSVSKIIMHEEYFSGAAYNNDIALLVVDPPLPLNNFTIKAIDLASEPPLAGAISKISGWGTTASGGSASNVLLAVDVPIVSNEICNQDYENFGDATYQITPAMLCAGVRGVGGKDACQGDSGGPLVVRDQLHGVVSWGNACALADYPGVYANVSNLRPWLDEKIAEESQLFQFEPAVRANRPTVHTPSGTMCSRQLQMMMGPILLLLLAAGSSFASDFAQPEARIINGTTVDIGRHPYLVSLRYRRSNASSYMHECGAVIYSEQAVVTTAQCLWNLPEGIKVLAVAAANTRNGSDGILIPVSNWTLHPSFDYITVDYDIGVLILDSPLNLTRFGIRAIGIRPERPAVGRLATIAGWGYREEGGPNSYRLEQAQVPIVSSEECNRIYGSGEVSDRMMCAGNVAQGGIDACQGDTGGPLVIDDQLVGLVSWGRGCGRPGYPSVYTYVASLKSWIDDTLAASGVQ
- the LOC117889810 gene encoding uncharacterized protein LOC117889810 yields the protein MWLTKSLPLLLLLASLCPPATPASTPRSPTPQRMRNFNRNSGNSYSRQPSAGGLVPESLLLEDLQQPNGQIINLTRHHDGDVFHTGGISSACNADTCIGLSSGTAGLVRLSNDGNGNGNGHGNDGLGQDSATASLAGGQLELLARRLKMQQHRGRNPQQLEAEGNQDGGCTCRCLPYLRAYREDLGICVDDIHECSLSPFVSGSSSEKIPFVFLPLRGQIIYPSREISFANIHTPVCAVTGAQYLGSNGWSDLRNPIDTDYPFRMFRDEGRSFVQWLGEPELRQKMQGRLIVVHLVCRDMTVAMNATSHGKGEPLMPPRNVHSPCVAFRVNGSPVKYAHNVPEVFFQPANTTTLASISDGMSMREYVVIGICSLLLGLIYVASVFLYLYMKKRKRHSSRHSLDNLANEINYPKNDQVTYGAPFSRVGSIYSANSMGLGNGSESNSRPNIASLKEDMGIVKNNPLLQHFPQLGEREHQSGFASDISNSNSECEMEEKIKTSVLVHPQLGKSSKSPNGCGNGQENASVESDEFLQDNECLPPENVAVIEDLMSEEKMENLRAMVSGNVRKKLYFNPAYFEPHLLAEPPQAAIEFLQKIREVIAIAKYKMAAKRYQPSLNIIPEEQQPDSSSSPSMYQLSLQQNLSAKAGMGDKRNSIEQWLQSVPNSDSPQPQKTLDRATPVAAKKNSGSPTKGSLRREITAPKERPPPPPNAKVKANEGPTNSDSPKSASSRAAGAEPETGKSNANSYESFSSYSMAANVYGFAETGGEIYNNPKFMLADSPAGSMRSTSSRSKSLRKRGDVLDQFAAANSTPTSLTSFDRQHYNMLRNMKPAEIIYDSLKREYGAHIPTPDYDSTIEKKIKDIYSSTQSSIPSVPTPDYSSLSRKSLKQFQPDSPIYRRKSPQYLIVDYETDSLERLEPSKRKSSHSSSSPSSDVSSQLSPSLSTALPLEEELEISHTVYDRLNGFRKEGDLKKRLSSKNPQLVQQRQKEAAARIKYDTPFRGSMTIEVEHEPPSDLERTDSDQFEPDTLDRKPKKQSFCDINAWDGHGRQSQQLSSDSYVDSDYNQINSLPDLSRGLSPANSQAIKPRTASFILKSSHSFRNLREIYESPLVAQAQAQESCKCERKATAEEEGRILTLEAKHSRRQRGMQSSPTHSVADVGKVNKTTITISSPKPQEKQQEKGKALGHRNHPPKANQHYCPPLVQSKRPLPPPPPSSQTVGESQTQDEDAYSMHSEVTEVTGVTSEFENSCNNTMSSAISATTEERGHNYGKQSKEIHGKSQSQKQAHLEADYDAMYSKKINSLRNDYSLTKYLNRRKSHQRDEASEPGQEPKDNNAEPEFSSINNANAKNGMKDVDLNQFDALSVSSRSNRSSGHLSERTKEMYRNAGVPVGIAYPQRAAAANSSGNSNPSNVQTVYRCEIEPAQLTAGMQIAIGLKDRAKKAKDLKNAWRKFVTMAANKFSPSQSPAPTYGTKNAAGFLEALDRDEGIATIIENAAQSAGMGHGPGSQNFYEQRFGQLDSGYMSTDSTELYKRNVYDRYNFKMMTGRGQIIRVDTIEDNEEESGPNDSRFEDLEHMVSPGHSRRSPENVAGDDLSEADSDKTLTRSHSRSPSQTNSQNLNVRGSTTTMSSYSSEEEAGRGHSTCCGSSETDEETNAEDMWESGAESIETHSVLYKMIRKS